The genomic stretch GTAAAGTACTGTGCTGACGGCATTCTCTATATCCAGCTCCCTGTAGTAATCCGAATAGTCGGCATGCCCGGGAAAGGAAACAAACAGATCACCAAAAGTCTGATAAGGCATCCCATGGTTGGTCTGTGACATGATTTCTTTGGTGGCCAAATCCTGGGCATCTACATATTTCCCCTCGAAAATCAATTTTCTTACAATCGGCAAAGCATCCTTGGCCCTATCATGGATATTATTGTTGGGAGAACCTGCCCAGAGTGTTTCTTCGTTCAACTGCAGTCTTTCCATCGCAGGAGTACCAAACACCATGGCTCCCAACCTTCCATTTCCCAAAGGCAGTGCTTCATTCCAATTTGAAGCAGGTTGGTCATACCATAATTTCAACTTTTTGTCCAACTCCTGTGATGAGGCACAAAAAGCTATGAAGGTAAAAGCCAATCCAAAAACAATCTTTTGCATAATTCACTAGTTAATCATCATTCAAAATCCTGCTCAACTCTTCTAAATCCATAACAGCATGTTTAGGCAGTTTTTCACCGTCTTTTCCGAAGACCTTCAGCATATCCTCATCTTCCGGAGTAATAAATGATTCATCGTAAGAGCCATCTCCTTGACCTTTTAACCCCAAATCCAAGTCTAAGTACTTTGCCATAAAATCATAAACTACTACCCGCTTTGAATAGCCATAATCATGGCCTTCTTCTGCAAAATGAGCATTGGTCAACAGACTATCGGCTTGATAAAAACCATAGGTACGAAGGATAAACGGGAGTTCCAGAGCTGGAACTGAGCTTGTCCAGTCTTTACCATCTGATACGATCAACTGAGGTTTTGGAGCTGCCATGGCGGCTATCTCAGCATTGTTGGTTCTCAGTCCACAGAGGTGGAAGGGCAGCCCGCTTTCACAGGGACAGCCACCGGAAAAATGAGAGGAAACCATTACCACAGGGGCACTGACTTTGATCCTGTTGTCTATAGCTGTAAGCATAAGCGTCTGGGAACCACCTCCAGAACCACCGGTAACAGCAACTTTTTCTTTATCTGCATCAGGAAGGCTTAGTAAATAGTCCAGCCATTTGATGCCTTGGATTAACTGCATCTTCGCCGCTATTCTTGTGCGATGGTCTTCCGGTTGATATTGCAGAAGTGACTCTCCCCAAGCAAACAGATCATAGCTGACTACTACGGCTCCCATACTTGCCAGCTTGGCATTTCTGATCTGCTGATCTTTGCCATAGCGTCCATTGGCGAAATGACCGTTTGGGGAAAGTATTACTGGGTGGTTCTTTTTCTTGCTTTTAGTAGGCCTGTATATGGATCCTGTGGAAAATACCCCTGGAAAAATCTCTAT from Algoriphagus sp. NG3 encodes the following:
- a CDS encoding acetylxylan esterase, whose translation is MSRILDRSFFGVGVYGRLGAGVLAVLFIICSKTAAFSQTSDTNYSVSLTHVLGRIEEVFSVGITAKPALVQDHILSYGEWRIDPSNLEISLTQVLAPFDLTFHQIGEKEYEVRKYEYARNSVYFGSNQLKWLTASYGDMSGWEERKASLKACFLETLDFPNIMENPILTIHKSNFRKYRGYTVENISIEIFPGVFSTGSIYRPTKSKKKNHPVILSPNGHFANGRYGKDQQIRNAKLASMGAVVVSYDLFAWGESLLQYQPEDHRTRIAAKMQLIQGIKWLDYLLSLPDADKEKVAVTGGSGGGSQTLMLTAIDNRIKVSAPVVMVSSHFSGGCPCESGLPFHLCGLRTNNAEIAAMAAPKPQLIVSDGKDWTSSVPALELPFILRTYGFYQADSLLTNAHFAEEGHDYGYSKRVVVYDFMAKYLDLDLGLKGQGDGSYDESFITPEDEDMLKVFGKDGEKLPKHAVMDLEELSRILNDD